The Vibrio quintilis DNA window CAGCGAGCCGATATCAGAACGATGTCCCCGGCTGATATTGATGCCTTCAGGCAGAATTGATTTCAGGTGCTTTAGCTGTACATATGGCATATCAGCACAGGCAATCACGGATAAAGATGCATTCCCTTTTAATGCCTGAACCAGAGGCAACGCCGTAATGACTTTCGAACCATAGACCAGATTTTTCTGATCTATCTGAATCGGACCCAGCTGAACTCCGGATTCTGTCATCATCCAGTCGCCGTTAGTCAGTTTTTCACGCTTGGCCAGTTCTTTGCTGATAATCACCGGATAAGAATGTCCGGGAATACTGGCAGGTTTAGGAAGAGAAAGAATCGGATCAACACCAATGATAAGAAGATTAAGTCCCCGCCGCGTTGTCGCCCGGTAACTGGCGAATGGGGCGCACTGAGAGAAACCAGCTCGTCTCAGTTGAATATAAAGGCTAAATGGAATGGGTTGATCAATATTATCGGAGCGAATGTGGTAAGGAAGCGGATTTGCAAAAAATTTTTCACCATGTTCATAACTTTTGCGGGTGTGCTCTGCGATAGCAGTGACTCCTACGAATAATGAAACACCCAGAGTCAATCCCAGCCAGACAAGAATCAGTTGCAATGGGTAGCGGCGATAATGGCCCAATAGTGCTTTAACTACGGGACACAGCATGCAGTTGCCCTCCCTGCAAACGCACACACCTTTCCATATGATTTGCGACTTTTTCACTGTGAGTGACAAGTAACAAGGTACATTCCAGCTGTTTTGACAGTGTCGTAAGCAGGCGCATCACTGCTTCAGCATTTTTCTCATCCAGACTTCCCGTCGGTTCGTCCGCAAGCAACAGCTGAGGCTCCATATAAAGTGCCCGGGCAATGGCGGCCCTTTGTTGCTGCCCCCCGGACACTTCTTCAGGATAACGGCCCAGCAGAGGCATTAAGTCCAGCGCTGACAGGATTTGCCGCCATAAACCTCTGTCTTCAGGAATCCCCCGGAGCTGGCGGCAAAAACGGATATTATCAGCGACATTCAATGTGGGCAGCAGATTAAACTGCTGAAATACATGGCCGATAAAATGACGTCTGTAGTCTGCACGGGCATGTTCAGAAGTATTATGCATGGGAAAATTAGGAAACCAGATTTCGCCGGAATCAGATGTATCAATTCCGGAAATCAAATTCAGAAGCGTACTCTTACCGGAACCACTCTCTCCCATCAGGGCGACCTGCTCTCCCTGAGATAACCTGAGTGCAGCCCCTTGCAGAACAGGGTGAAACTCTCCCCCGTCCAGATAACCTTTACAGAGGTCTGTCAGCTCTAACATCAAACCCGCCCTAACCTAATTCTCCCAACGGACTGTGAATCTACACCAAATCCCTTTTTGGAGAAAGTATTTTCAATGATTTCACAGATTTCAAATCTTTGGATCACAGGCAATTGACATGTAAAAAACACCCTGGAATCTGGTCATAATTTTCATCCGTTTCATGCGGCTATTATGGAGATGAATCCGGACAGACGTTGCCGGTCAATATACAAGAAGCCGTTGACAGGTTATCTTAAAAAGAGCGTTTCAACTGGTTATACCCAAACAACCTGAAGATACAGGTTGTTTGGGTATATCAGATAAATCAGGATTACTTATGAAAAATGTACTTGTGCTTGGTGCATCAGGCTATATAGGTTCACAGCTTGTCCCTTTATTGCTGGAGAAAGGTTACGCCGTCACTGCAGCAACCCGGCAAACGGAACAGCTGAAAGCCCGTTTGACCCCACATGCCAATTTGACCATCATTTACCTTGATTTAGCCGATTTTCCTGCAACTCAAGCTGCGGTTCCCGGTTTTGATCTGATTTATTTTCTGGTTCACGGCATGGCATATGGTGAAGACTTCATCAGCTATGAACTGTCTCTGGCTGAAAACTTCAGACAATCATTAACACATAGTCAGGCCCGTCACATTATTTATCTGAGTGCTATTCAGCCAGGGGCAAATCCATCGTTACATGTTCAGGCCAGAAAAATGACCGGAGAATCTCTGCGTCAGCTTGCTATCCCGGTCACGGAAATACGGGCCGGTGTCGTGATTGGACCAGGCTCTGCTGCTTTTGAAATCATGAGAGATTTTGTCTACAACTTACCGGTGTTGATTGCACCCAAATGGGTTGATTCCCGGTCAAATCCAATTGCACTGGATAACTTAAATCATTATTTACTTGCTCTTGCAGAAGCGACTCCGTCTTCACACCAGACACTGGAAGCCGGGGGCCCGGAGACTCTCTCATACCGCGAGCAGTTCCGGATAATATGTAAAGCAGCCAATAAACCCTTCAGATTATGGTCAACATCTTTTTTGACCCCGGCAATAGCGTCTTACTGGCTGGGAATTATCACGTCGGTCCCGGCAAGCATAGGTAAAGCCCTCCTTGCCGGATTAAAACATGATTATGTCGCCGATAACCAGGAAATTTGCCGGTTATACCCGCAACAATTAATCAGTTACGGAAAAGCCGTTGAAAAAACCATTGCAGAAGAAGGTACATTTATCCGCAGTCAGGTCTGGGGGTTCGACCCTTATGCACAGAAAAGGTGGCAGCCAGGATTCGGCTATTACGCCAAACAAGCCGGAGCAAGCTGTAAAACCAGCGCGACTTCAGAACAACTCTGGCAAGTCATCCGCAGAATTGGTCAGGAGCCTGAAGGCTACTTTTACGCCAATGCCCTCTGGCGGTTAAGGGAATGGCTGGATTTTTTTGTCGGCGGCGGCAAACCGGTCAGAAGAAAACCTGATTTACCCGGGCTCAAAGTCGGTGATTATATTGATTCATGGAAAATCATTCGTTGTGAAAACAATAGATTTCTCTCTTTGCTGTTTGGCATGAAAGCCCCCGGACTGGGCAGACTGGAATTTACAATCACGGACGAAGGCGATGAAAGAACCCTTCAGGTTTGCGCATGGTGGCACCCGCAGGGATTCAGAGGATTACTCTACTGGTTTATCATGATGCCAGCACACCTGTTTATTTTCAGAGGAATGGTTGAAGTAATTTGCCGCCATGCTGAGCAAAAAGACTGCATGGCGACAGATAAACGTCTTTAAAACCGGGGAGTGGGCTCAAACCCTAAAGGGATCTCGGCAAGCTGCTCTCCCCTGTTGCCCGGATAAATCAGGTATTCACCATGATATTTCACATTTGACTTATAATCTGTGCGTTTATGCACCATAAAACCTGCCTGCCATGCCAGTTCAATCAGCTGAGCATGGTTCCCCCGGACAAACCAGCTCATCGGATGCATCAAAAGCTCACCGTCAAAGCATGTTTCACACTGACCACAACAGATTGCCATCGAATTGGGCTGTTCAGTAAATAGCTGAACTTTTCCACATCCGACAAGTTCTTCTGCAGTCGAGACTTCCCAACCAGCCGTTTCCAGTTTATCCAGGAACTGTTCAATCTGTTTATCCGTAATCTGGTTACTGCGATCGGATTGAAAAAAATCATCATAATAGGCGAGAATTTTCCGGAAAAGCGGTTCAAACATCACACTGTTTCCCTGAGAACGTCCGGCTTTCTGCCAGCGGATTAAGTCATCAGTGACACTCCGGGGGAATCTTTTTTGCTTAAGTGACTTCGTTATCCAGCGCACAAGATAATATTGATTCGGCACCGGCGCATCAGCCAGCTTGCCACGCTGATGTTCCTGAGACAACTCTTCAAGGGCGGTCTCAACCAACTGGTAAATTTCCTGAGAATAAAGTGACGTCATTTATTTTCTTCCCAACATCAGATAAGAACCGCAGGCTGCAAGTGAACATAGTGCCATACTGAATAGCATTGGCCACACTTCACCGGCGGGTAAAGTGGCAACAACTGCGCCGATTCCGGCACCCGTGCCGAAGCGCAGAGTACCGGCTAATGACGATGCGGTACCGGCCATCCGGGGATAATGGCTCATCAAAAGCCCCATCGAATTACTGCCAATCGTTGAAATGGAACCAATATAGAACATCACACAAGGCACAATTCCCCATAGTCCGCTATCCAGCAACCAGCACAAAAACAATCCCATGCCTGCAATCAGCTGAACCGTCAGACCAAAATGCAACATAAAGCGTGAACCAAGACGCTTCACCAGGCGGCTGTTCAATGTGGTCATTCCCATCATCGTCAGTATATTCAATCCAAATAAATAACCGAACATATCCGGGCTGACGCCAAAGATATTGACATAGACAAACGAGCCGGCAGTCAGAAAAGAAAACAACCCGGAAAAGGAGAATGCACCACAAAAAATCAGGCCGAGAACCCGCGAAGACCGGCATAACTCTGCATAATTTTTCAAAATATTCAGGACATGGAATGACTGACGGTTTTCTGGTCTGAGAGTTTCCGGGATCAGCCAAATCACCATGCCAATGACAATAATCGAGAAAATAACCAAAAACCAGAAGATGGAACGCCAGCCAAACCAAACAGCCAGATTCCCGCCCAGTACCGGGGCAATCAACGGTGCGATAATGATGACAATCGTAATAAATGACATCACTCTGGCGAAGTCTTCCCGCTCAAACATATCCCGGACAACCGCCTGAATCACAACTGCAGCAGCGGCTCCGGCGAAGCCTTGTGCTGCTCTGACCCAGGATAAAGCTTCAATACTGGTCACCGTAGCACAAACAAAAGCACCGATGCTGAACAGAATCAGGCCAACCAACATTACCGGTTTGCGGCCAAACGTATCCGACAACGGACCATGGAGTAACTGCCCGATAGCAAATCCCGCCATATAAGCAGTCAGTGTCATCTGGACCAGCCCGTCACTCACACCAAGATTATCAGCAATAACCGGCATAGCCGGTAAATACATATCAATTGCCAGCGGCGTCACTGCACCGATAGCACCTAGTATGATCAGCAAAAGCAGGCTGATCGATGGGGTTTGTTTATCATTTGCATGTTGTTTTTCGCTCATATATCCTCAACCTTCTACGACCAGACAGACTGGATTTCTTCATCACTTAAATACCGGTACTCTCCGGGTTCCAGCGATTCATCCAACGCAATATCCCCAATTCTTTCACGGTGTAAAGCGACGACTTTATTCCCTAATGCGGCAAACATGCGCTTCACCTGATGATATTTTCCTTCATGAATCGTCAGACAAACTTCGGTTTCACTGAAAATTTCCAGCTGCGCAGGCTTGGTCAAATCTCTTTCCTGATTCAGTTGAATGCCCTGAGCAAATTTTTCTGTATAGTCAGGCTGCACAGGATCGGCCAGCCAAACCCGGTATGTCTTTTCACAATGATGTTTTGGTGATGTAATCCTGTGTGACCATTGCCCATCATCTGTAATTAAAACCAGTCCGGTCGTATCAACATCCAATCGTCCGGCAAAATGAAGGTTATTCAGATTGGGCTCATCCAGCAGAATAAACGCAGTCTGGTTAAAATCATCGGTGTGGGAACAGACAAAACCTTCCGGTTTGTACAGCATGATATAAACCGGGCCCCGGGCAGAAAGCCGCTGCTCCTGCCAGTAAACCTCATCACTTTCTGCCAGCTTTCTGGCACCACGTGATTCAGGCAGTTCATTGACAACAACATCGCCACTTTTAATAATCTTTGTCGCTTGTTTACGTGTAATACCCAGAGCATCACATAAAAATTTATCCAGACGCATGCATACCTCATGAAGTTGAAGTGCGTTATTATAACCATCCATGTCTCATTAGTTGAGCTATTTCACATTTATTGAAAAAATAATTTATGTATAAACTCCGTCCATATCAAGCTGATGCTGTCAGAGCTGTCATCCATTACTTTAGAAAAAATGACGATCCAGCGGTGATTGTGTTGCCAACCGGCGCAGGAAAAAGTCTGGTTATTGCCGAACTCGCCCGGCTGGCAAAAGGCAGAGTTCTTGTACTGGCCCATGTGAAAGAACTGGTCGAACAAAATCACCAGAAATATGAAGGATATGGGTTACCCGGCGCTATTTTTTCTGCCGGGTTAGGGAGAAAGGAAACCGGGGAACAGGTCATTTTCGCTTCTGTTCAGTCGGTTGTCCGCCATTTAACCGAATTCACTCATGAATTTTCTTTGCTGATCATTGATGAATGTCACCGGGTTCCTGACAAAAAGGACAGCAGTTATCAAAAGGTCATCGCTCATTTGCAGGAAAAGAATCCGAACCTGAAGGTTTTGGGGTTAACCGCAACACCTTATCGCCTCGGTATGGGATGGATTTATCAGTTTCATACCCGGGGGCAGATTCGCAGCACGACGCCCCGTTTTTTTCGGGACTGTATTTTCGAGTTACCGATTCATTATCTTCTCGATGAAGCTTTCCTGACCCCGGCCAACATTATTGATGCACCGGTATTAAGTTACGACTTTTCTCAGATTCATCCGATGCCAACAGGAAGCTATAAAGCGTCGGATCTGGATATGGTGATTTCTGATGCGCAGCGGGTCACTCCGCAAATTGTCCAACAGGTCATCCGGCAGGCAGAAGACAGACAAGGCGTGATGATTTTTGCCGCAACCGTCCGGCATGCGCAGGAAATTCATTTACTGCTTCCTGAGTCAGCAGCCATGATCACCGGTGAAACACCGCAGGCTGAGCGGGATGAAATTATTCAGCGGTTTAAGCAAAAAAAGCTGAAATATTTAGTGAATGTTTCAGTACTGACAACCGGATTCGATGCTCCTCATGTTGATTTAATCGCCATTCTCCGCCCGACAGAGTCCGTCAGTCTTTATCAGCAAATCGTTGGTCGCGGATTAAGGCTTTCTCCCGGTAAACAGGAATGCCTGGTACTGGATTATGCCGGTAATAAATATGATCTGGAGCAGCCTGAGGTTGGCGAACCCAAACCATCCGGGGACTCTGAAATCGTAACCATTCCCTGCCCGGCCTGTGGCTTCAATAATAATTTTTGGGGAAAACTGGATAGTCAGGGTATGTTGATTGAACATTATGGCCGGCGATGTCAGGGATATTTTACCGATGAAGATACGCATGAGCGGGAAATCTGTGGTTATCGCTTCAGAGCTAAATACTGTCATGAATGTGGTGCTGACAATGACATTGCAGCGCGTATCTGTCATGAATGTGAAGCAACGCTTGTTGATCCGGATAAAAAACTAAAAGAAGCCCTCAGCCTGAAAAATGCACTGGTGTTTGAATGTCACAACATGGAAATGGGGATTCATAAAGACAGTCACAATCGATCTCAGATTAAAATCACCTATCAGGGAGACAACCAGGCACAGGTTCATGAATTCTGGCCGGTCACCACCAAAAAACAAAAATCTGTGTTCATGCAACGCTTTGTCAGGCCTCATCTGGCAGATAAACATCGTCCTTTTCATGAACAAAGTGCCAGAAAAATTGTTGAAGCCCAGCACCGCTTTCGCTTCCCGCAATTTATCATCGCTCATAAAACCGGCCGCTTCTGGAAAATCAGGGATAAGATTTTCGCAGATGAACTCACTCAATCTCCTGAAGATATTGCTCTGAAGCGCAGAGAATGATAGTATCCGCGCTCGTTTTTATGTTTGCATGTAAAACGAATTAAGTACGACATCCGACAAGGTCGCATTGTCAGATGTCAGCGTTTAAAATTTACTAATTGAGAGTAAATAATATGAAATTTGAAACAGTATTACGTACTGAACTGGGTAAAGGTGCGAGCCGCCGCCTACGTCACGCTGGTCAGTTCCCGGCTATCGTTTATGGTGGAGAAGCAGCGCCTGTATCAATCGCGCTGGTTCACGATGACATCATCAACCAGATGGATAAGCCAGAATTCTACGAAGAAATCACACTGGTGATTGACGGTGCTGAGGTAAAAGTTAAGCCTCAGGACGTTCAGCGTCATGCGTTCAAACCAAAAGTCACTCATATGGATTTCATCCGTATCTGATAGATTACCCGGTAATCTTTCACCTTTTGCATATTAAAAAGTCTGGCCTTACCAACCTGGCTTTCAGTTATAAAACAACCCCTGAGCTACCAACTCAGGGGTTGTTTCTTTTCAGAGGAAAAAAATAACCCGGATTCTGATGTAGTATATACACAAGTTAACTACGCAAGTCGTTGTACAAAAAACAATCTCACGTTATACTAATGCGCCTGATTGTTCTTCAGCACACAATTGTACAAATTGCTTTTAATGAAGAGATGAAGTCACTCACCGATCATCATTTCGGTATACCAATTCCCTGGCAATGAACATTTGCCGACAACTCATAATCATGTCCACTAATGATTCAAACCGGGAACTGTGATGTGACCGATACAGATAAATCTCAATAAATAAGATATCCCGGAAATGGCAAACCTGCCTCCGGAAGCAAACGCTGTTGGACATTTCAGGAAAACTGTGAAGCTTTAACCGATTTCCCGGTGCTCCTCACCTCACCGGTTTCGCGATTATCATTACCAAACTGCACAGGCAAGCCGGTAGCCAGCTGCTGAACTCACCTGCTCCCGTGGTTTCCCCGGTTTCATAAGGCCAAATCACACCAAGAGCTCTGATATCAACATGTCTGAGAAAGAGAATTTGTTACGGATCAAATCTTCATAAATTTCTGAATACGTCAGTTGACGCCCGGTTTATACCTGTCTATTTTTTGAGCAAGTTTGTCATTTTATGGAGGTTAAATTATGAAACGCTCAAGCTCGACATATCGTCTGCAAATGATTAAAGAAGTGGCAATGAAAAAACAAGACGCCTTGTCAACCACCTCACAAGATCCAATGGCTGACTACATTCATCAATTACTGATGGAAAAGCCGGCAACTAAAAAAAATAAAGATATCAACCTTAATTTCAGTGGTGTCCATTTTGACGAACGGGCTGGTGGCTGGATCAGTGACCAGTGGAGCATCAAAAACTAACCTCTGAAAGACCGGTTTAAAACAGATTCTGTTGTGGATGAATATCCTGTTGCTGTTCAACATCGCCGGTTTTGTTGTTTTTTGCCATCTGACGACGAAACCGCATCCGGCATAGCTTAATCACATAAAGCTTTTCTGCCGGCGTCATATCCATCCACCGGAATCGTTCATCCCGGTTTCTCAAACATCCTTTGCAGTAACCTCTTTCATTGACACTACACACGCCAATACAGGGGCTGGGGACATCAAAAAACTCTAACTGCTCCATCATTACCTCTTTCACAACAAGAAGTCCGTCCAGGCTCTTTAAGCAATCGATTGAAATATCATAATCTTGCTTTACAATTCCTGTTATCTTTCTATTGCATCTATGAAACGTGATGAGTTGACCCTGACGTTTCAATACCAACACCTAAGGTTAATTATATGAAGCTTAGTGGAAAAAATACGCTTTCAGCAATTGTTTTAACAACTTTACTGACCGCCTGTGCGGGAAAAGAAGAGCCTGCGGTCAAAGTCGAGGACCTGAAAAATCCGGTATGGCACCTGGTCAGTCTGGATGGAAAAGAAATCAAGCCTTCAGCTGACAACCGTACTCCCAGTCTGAAAGTCGACAGCCGGATGACAGCGACTGGATTTTCCGGATGTAATGACTATTTAGGTCAGGCGGTTCTCAACACAGACAATCATGAGTTTCAAATAATCAAGATGATCTCATCTCAAAAGCTTTGCCTGAAAGAGCAGGTGGCGCAGGAAAAAGTCATTGTTCAGGCTTTAAACCAGCGGACACACATTCAGATACTGCAAGGTAAAATGACGTTGAAAAACAAAAAACACACGCTTATTTTCGAAGCGAAACGCAAATAAGATGACTGAATGCAAAGCGCTTGTTTTACGTAATTAATTACCGGAAAACAAGTGCTTTTAAGCTGGCCTGCGGGTCAATATCTTCGAATTCAGGCGGATTATCCAGACGCTGTTGAAAATTAATAAACGGTGCTTCTTCTTTCATGGTTTCAATTAGAAAATTGCAGTCAACCACGGGAGAATTCACACAGGCAAGTACACTTCCCTGATCAGCCAGTAACTCATTCATACGCCGCAGGATTTTGCGGTAATCCCTGGTTAATGCAAAACTTCCTTTTTGAAAGCTCGGTGGATCGATAACAATCAGATCATAAGGGCCTGATTTCCTGATTTTTCCCCATGATTTAAAAATATCATGCCCCATAAACTGCACCCGGCTTAAATCGTGCTGATTCAGTTTATGGTTCTCCCGCCCCTTAGAGAGCGACGCTTTCGCCATGTCTACATTGACTACCCGCTCCGCTCCACCGGCAATCGCAGCCACTGAAAAGCCGCAGGTATAAGCGAACAAATTTAAAACATGCTTGCCTGTTGCATGTTGTTGCACCCACTGACGCCCTTCTGACATATCCGGAAACAGGCCGAAATTCTGGTTTTTCCCGATGTCCAGCTGAAACTTCAGCCCATGCTCATCGACAACCGGCTTTTCTTCCAGCGTTCCCCAAATCACCTCAAGCTGCTGATTTGTTTGATAGCGGTGCTGAATGGCAATACATGTCGCCCCTGTATTACGCCAGTTCTCCCGTTGAGTCAGTGAGGTCAGTTCAGCTTCCAGCGCCCTGATAAATAATGGCTCTGGCTGTTTGAACAGACTGATAATCAGCTGGTTCGCCAGCCAGTCTGCTGTCAGTTGCTCCAGTCCCGGCCAGCGCCTTCCCCGCCCATGAAATAAGCGTTTGACGGAAACCGGCGAAGAAGCCAGCTGTGTTTCAATATGTTGAATGAAAGTGGTCAGTTGATTTAAATCCATATCTCTGATTCAGTTTCTCTGAGGTTTGTTGATTGAAATAGATGATGTGTTATCTGTCGACAGCAAAAAGATATCCCATGACTAAAGCTCAGGCCAGGTCAGCTGCCAGGGCGTGAACCACTGCTCAATCGCATTGGACACAGCAGTTTGATGCCACCGGGTGCCGGTAAAATCATACTCCCGCGGATCGCAGGTAAAACTAAACTGCTCTCCCTGATAATCAAAACGCAAACCATATGCATGTAAGTAGCCCCGATCAGCGTGGCTGGCAGGGTTATACACAGGGTCACCAACAATTGCAGAGCCAACCGACTTTAAGGCAACCCGGATCTGGTGCGTTTTGCCGGTCCGCGGACGACAGATAAAGACCCGCTCGCCATTTTCTCCGGCAGCTGAAAAAAACTGAGTGATTGCAGGGTTCTCTTTACCCGCAGTCAGTTTCCATGCAGAACGACGGCTGCGAACCATATCACCACATATCAGCCCCTGCTTTTTCTTTGGTTTTTTACAGCCAATTGCCAAATAGTACTTTTCGACCTGACGCTGTGCAAATGCATCAGACAACAACCGGGCTGCGTGTGAAGAACGGGCCAGTAATAATAATCCGGAAGTCATCTTATCCAGACGGTGCACCAGATAGAGCTGAGTTTCATTGAGACTCTGACACACTTCCTGCAATAACATCACTTCCTGATCATCTTTGTGGACCGAAACACCGGGATACTTATTAATCACAACAAAGTCGGAGTGAAGATGAATGATCTGGAACATAAAGAACTTTCGGATAACCTCTGAATCAAATGAAAACGGCTTCGGGCGTCGTAAAGAACAAAGCCTTCTTTGCAGAAGGCTTTATCACTATCTGTTAAAAAACAACTATAAAAAACAGCTGTTATAACATTAGCTATTAAAACATGGGATAAAGAAAAATC harbors:
- a CDS encoding TIGR01621 family pseudouridine synthase; the encoded protein is MFQIIHLHSDFVVINKYPGVSVHKDDQEVMLLQEVCQSLNETQLYLVHRLDKMTSGLLLLARSSHAARLLSDAFAQRQVEKYYLAIGCKKPKKKQGLICGDMVRSRRSAWKLTAGKENPAITQFFSAAGENGERVFICRPRTGKTHQIRVALKSVGSAIVGDPVYNPASHADRGYLHAYGLRFDYQGEQFSFTCDPREYDFTGTRWHQTAVSNAIEQWFTPWQLTWPEL
- a CDS encoding class I SAM-dependent methyltransferase, whose amino-acid sequence is MDLNQLTTFIQHIETQLASSPVSVKRLFHGRGRRWPGLEQLTADWLANQLIISLFKQPEPLFIRALEAELTSLTQRENWRNTGATCIAIQHRYQTNQQLEVIWGTLEEKPVVDEHGLKFQLDIGKNQNFGLFPDMSEGRQWVQQHATGKHVLNLFAYTCGFSVAAIAGGAERVVNVDMAKASLSKGRENHKLNQHDLSRVQFMGHDIFKSWGKIRKSGPYDLIVIDPPSFQKGSFALTRDYRKILRRMNELLADQGSVLACVNSPVVDCNFLIETMKEEAPFINFQQRLDNPPEFEDIDPQASLKALVFR
- a CDS encoding DUF2913 family protein — its product is MTSLYSQEIYQLVETALEELSQEHQRGKLADAPVPNQYYLVRWITKSLKQKRFPRSVTDDLIRWQKAGRSQGNSVMFEPLFRKILAYYDDFFQSDRSNQITDKQIEQFLDKLETAGWEVSTAEELVGCGKVQLFTEQPNSMAICCGQCETCFDGELLMHPMSWFVRGNHAQLIELAWQAGFMVHKRTDYKSNVKYHGEYLIYPGNRGEQLAEIPLGFEPTPRF
- a CDS encoding DEAD/DEAH box helicase, producing MYKLRPYQADAVRAVIHYFRKNDDPAVIVLPTGAGKSLVIAELARLAKGRVLVLAHVKELVEQNHQKYEGYGLPGAIFSAGLGRKETGEQVIFASVQSVVRHLTEFTHEFSLLIIDECHRVPDKKDSSYQKVIAHLQEKNPNLKVLGLTATPYRLGMGWIYQFHTRGQIRSTTPRFFRDCIFELPIHYLLDEAFLTPANIIDAPVLSYDFSQIHPMPTGSYKASDLDMVISDAQRVTPQIVQQVIRQAEDRQGVMIFAATVRHAQEIHLLLPESAAMITGETPQAERDEIIQRFKQKKLKYLVNVSVLTTGFDAPHVDLIAILRPTESVSLYQQIVGRGLRLSPGKQECLVLDYAGNKYDLEQPEVGEPKPSGDSEIVTIPCPACGFNNNFWGKLDSQGMLIEHYGRRCQGYFTDEDTHEREICGYRFRAKYCHECGADNDIAARICHECEATLVDPDKKLKEALSLKNALVFECHNMEMGIHKDSHNRSQIKITYQGDNQAQVHEFWPVTTKKQKSVFMQRFVRPHLADKHRPFHEQSARKIVEAQHRFRFPQFIIAHKTGRFWKIRDKIFADELTQSPEDIALKRRE
- a CDS encoding ABC transporter ATP-binding protein; the encoded protein is MLELTDLCKGYLDGGEFHPVLQGAALRLSQGEQVALMGESGSGKSTLLNLISGIDTSDSGEIWFPNFPMHNTSEHARADYRRHFIGHVFQQFNLLPTLNVADNIRFCRQLRGIPEDRGLWRQILSALDLMPLLGRYPEEVSGGQQQRAAIARALYMEPQLLLADEPTGSLDEKNAEAVMRLLTTLSKQLECTLLLVTHSEKVANHMERCVRLQGGQLHAVSRS
- a CDS encoding DUF1289 domain-containing protein yields the protein MEQLEFFDVPSPCIGVCSVNERGYCKGCLRNRDERFRWMDMTPAEKLYVIKLCRMRFRRQMAKNNKTGDVEQQQDIHPQQNLF
- a CDS encoding Bcr/CflA family multidrug efflux MFS transporter, which produces MSEKQHANDKQTPSISLLLLIILGAIGAVTPLAIDMYLPAMPVIADNLGVSDGLVQMTLTAYMAGFAIGQLLHGPLSDTFGRKPVMLVGLILFSIGAFVCATVTSIEALSWVRAAQGFAGAAAAVVIQAVVRDMFEREDFARVMSFITIVIIIAPLIAPVLGGNLAVWFGWRSIFWFLVIFSIIVIGMVIWLIPETLRPENRQSFHVLNILKNYAELCRSSRVLGLIFCGAFSFSGLFSFLTAGSFVYVNIFGVSPDMFGYLFGLNILTMMGMTTLNSRLVKRLGSRFMLHFGLTVQLIAGMGLFLCWLLDSGLWGIVPCVMFYIGSISTIGSNSMGLLMSHYPRMAGTASSLAGTLRFGTGAGIGAVVATLPAGEVWPMLFSMALCSLAACGSYLMLGRK
- a CDS encoding META domain-containing protein translates to MKLSGKNTLSAIVLTTLLTACAGKEEPAVKVEDLKNPVWHLVSLDGKEIKPSADNRTPSLKVDSRMTATGFSGCNDYLGQAVLNTDNHEFQIIKMISSQKLCLKEQVAQEKVIVQALNQRTHIQILQGKMTLKNKKHTLIFEAKRK
- the rsuA gene encoding 16S rRNA pseudouridine(516) synthase RsuA, with the translated sequence MRLDKFLCDALGITRKQATKIIKSGDVVVNELPESRGARKLAESDEVYWQEQRLSARGPVYIMLYKPEGFVCSHTDDFNQTAFILLDEPNLNNLHFAGRLDVDTTGLVLITDDGQWSHRITSPKHHCEKTYRVWLADPVQPDYTEKFAQGIQLNQERDLTKPAQLEIFSETEVCLTIHEGKYHQVKRMFAALGNKVVALHRERIGDIALDESLEPGEYRYLSDEEIQSVWS
- the rplY gene encoding 50S ribosomal protein L25, translated to MKFETVLRTELGKGASRRLRHAGQFPAIVYGGEAAPVSIALVHDDIINQMDKPEFYEEITLVIDGAEVKVKPQDVQRHAFKPKVTHMDFIRI
- a CDS encoding DUF2867 domain-containing protein gives rise to the protein MKNVLVLGASGYIGSQLVPLLLEKGYAVTAATRQTEQLKARLTPHANLTIIYLDLADFPATQAAVPGFDLIYFLVHGMAYGEDFISYELSLAENFRQSLTHSQARHIIYLSAIQPGANPSLHVQARKMTGESLRQLAIPVTEIRAGVVIGPGSAAFEIMRDFVYNLPVLIAPKWVDSRSNPIALDNLNHYLLALAEATPSSHQTLEAGGPETLSYREQFRIICKAANKPFRLWSTSFLTPAIASYWLGIITSVPASIGKALLAGLKHDYVADNQEICRLYPQQLISYGKAVEKTIAEEGTFIRSQVWGFDPYAQKRWQPGFGYYAKQAGASCKTSATSEQLWQVIRRIGQEPEGYFYANALWRLREWLDFFVGGGKPVRRKPDLPGLKVGDYIDSWKIIRCENNRFLSLLFGMKAPGLGRLEFTITDEGDERTLQVCAWWHPQGFRGLLYWFIMMPAHLFIFRGMVEVICRHAEQKDCMATDKRL